From the Peromyscus leucopus breed LL Stock chromosome 8b, UCI_PerLeu_2.1, whole genome shotgun sequence genome, one window contains:
- the Efnb3 gene encoding ephrin-B3 isoform X2 → MGAPHFGPGGVQVGALLLLGFAGLVSGLSLEPVYWNSANKRFQAEGGYVLYPQIGDRLDLLCPRARPPGPHSSPSYEFYKLYLVGGAQGRRCEAPPAPNLLLTCDRPDLDLRFTIKFQEYSPNLWGHEFRSHHDYYIIATSDGTREGLESLQGGVCLTRGMRVLLRVGQSPRGGAVPRKPVSEMPMERDRGAAHSLEPGKDSLPGLFSPSSLHPPPYISISFTPLGFLSCASHTWCPGLGHQSVSPLGSWPFPTFHISTAPLGPPKTGAFGGRFWLRAQGLVPYPPVYLLQPFGVVG, encoded by the exons ATGGGGGCCCCCCATTTTGGGCCAGGGGGTGTGCAAGTCGGGGCCCTACTGCTGCTGGGTTTTGCGGGGCTGGTGTCTGGACTCAGCCTGGAGCCTGTCTACTGGAACTCGGCGAATAAGAG GTTCCAGGCAGAGGGTGGTTACGTTCTTTACCCTCAGATCGGGGACCGGCTAGATCTACTCTGCCCCCGGGCCCGGCCTCCTGGCCCCCACTCCTCTCCCAGTTATGAATTCTACAAGCTGTACCTGGTAGGAGGTGCCCAGGGTCGGCGCTGTGAGGCACCCCCTGCTCCAAACCTGCTTCTCACATGCGACCGGCCAGACCTGGACCTCCGCTTCACCATCAAGTTCCAAGAATACAGCCCTAACCTCTGGGGCCACGAGTTCCGGTCCCACCACGACTACTACATAATTG CCACGTCCGATGGCACCCGGGAAGGCCTGGAGAGCTTGCAGGGAGGCGTGTGCTTAACCAGAGGCATGAGGGTGCTTCTACGAGTGGGCCAAA GTCCCCGAGGAGGAGCTGTACCCCGAAAACCTGTGTCTGAAATGCCCATGGAGAGAGACCGAggggcagctcacagcctggAGCCGGGGAAGGACAGCCTACCAG gtctgttctctccctcttccctacaTCCTCCTCCTTACATCTCCATCTCCTTTACCCCTCTTGGCTTCTTGTCCTGTGCTTCTCACACGTGGTGTCCTGGGTTGGGGCATCAAAGCGTCTCTCCCCTCGGCTCTTGGCCCTTCCCAACTTTTCATATATCAACTGCTCCCCTCGGTCCGCCCAAAACGGGGGCTTTTGGGGGAAGATTCTGGCTCCGGGCACAGGGCCTCGTTCCCTACCCTCCTGTGTACTTACTCCAGCCATTTGGGGTGGTTGGGTGA
- the Efnb3 gene encoding ephrin-B3 isoform X1, protein MGAPHFGPGGVQVGALLLLGFAGLVSGLSLEPVYWNSANKRFQAEGGYVLYPQIGDRLDLLCPRARPPGPHSSPSYEFYKLYLVGGAQGRRCEAPPAPNLLLTCDRPDLDLRFTIKFQEYSPNLWGHEFRSHHDYYIIATSDGTREGLESLQGGVCLTRGMRVLLRVGQSPRGGAVPRKPVSEMPMERDRGAAHSLEPGKDSLPGDPNSNATSRGAEGPLPPPSMPAVAGAAGGLALLLLGVAGAGGAMCWRRRRAKPSESRHPGPGSFGRGGGSLGLGGGGGMGPREAEPGELGIALRGGGAADPPFCPHYEKVSGDYGHPVYIVQDGPPQSPPNIYYKV, encoded by the exons ATGGGGGCCCCCCATTTTGGGCCAGGGGGTGTGCAAGTCGGGGCCCTACTGCTGCTGGGTTTTGCGGGGCTGGTGTCTGGACTCAGCCTGGAGCCTGTCTACTGGAACTCGGCGAATAAGAG GTTCCAGGCAGAGGGTGGTTACGTTCTTTACCCTCAGATCGGGGACCGGCTAGATCTACTCTGCCCCCGGGCCCGGCCTCCTGGCCCCCACTCCTCTCCCAGTTATGAATTCTACAAGCTGTACCTGGTAGGAGGTGCCCAGGGTCGGCGCTGTGAGGCACCCCCTGCTCCAAACCTGCTTCTCACATGCGACCGGCCAGACCTGGACCTCCGCTTCACCATCAAGTTCCAAGAATACAGCCCTAACCTCTGGGGCCACGAGTTCCGGTCCCACCACGACTACTACATAATTG CCACGTCCGATGGCACCCGGGAAGGCCTGGAGAGCTTGCAGGGAGGCGTGTGCTTAACCAGAGGCATGAGGGTGCTTCTACGAGTGGGCCAAA GTCCCCGAGGAGGAGCTGTACCCCGAAAACCTGTGTCTGAAATGCCCATGGAGAGAGACCGAggggcagctcacagcctggAGCCGGGGAAGGACAGCCTACCAG GTGACCCCAACAGCAATGCAACCTCCCGGGGTGCTGAAggccccctgccccctcccagcaTGCCCGCGGTGGCTGGGGCAGCAGGGGGGCTGGCGCTGCTCTTGCTGGGCGTGGCAGGGGCTGGGGGCGCCATGTGTTGGCGGAGACGGCGGGCCAAGCCTTCGGAGAGTCGCCACCCTGGTCCTGGCTCCTTTGGGCGGGGAGGAGGgtctctgggcctgggtggtggaGGGGGGATGGGGCCTCGGGAGGCTGAGCCTGGGGAGCTAGGGATAGCCCTGCGGGGTGGTGGGGCCGCAGATCCCCCCTTCTGCCCCCACTATGAGAAGGTGAGCGGTGACTATGGGCACCCTGTGTACATTGTGCAGGACGGCCCTCCTCAGAGCCCTCCCAACATCTACTACAAGGTATGA
- the Efnb3 gene encoding ephrin-B3 isoform X3 gives MGAPHFGPGGVQVGALLLLGFAGLVSGLSLEPVYWNSANKRFQAEGGYVLYPQIGDRLDLLCPRARPPGPHSSPSYEFYKLYLVGGAQGRRCEAPPAPNLLLTCDRPDLDLRFTIKFQEYSPNLWGHEFRSHHDYYIIATSDGTREGLESLQGGVCLTRGMRVLLRVGQSPRGGAVPRKPVSEMPMERDRGAAHSLEPGKDSLPGRPSSEPSQHLLQGMRAPRSWLSSIQPSVGCSSSLIHGMRGTCAMTLAPFAPPAPWLLAIALVCSFRIP, from the exons ATGGGGGCCCCCCATTTTGGGCCAGGGGGTGTGCAAGTCGGGGCCCTACTGCTGCTGGGTTTTGCGGGGCTGGTGTCTGGACTCAGCCTGGAGCCTGTCTACTGGAACTCGGCGAATAAGAG GTTCCAGGCAGAGGGTGGTTACGTTCTTTACCCTCAGATCGGGGACCGGCTAGATCTACTCTGCCCCCGGGCCCGGCCTCCTGGCCCCCACTCCTCTCCCAGTTATGAATTCTACAAGCTGTACCTGGTAGGAGGTGCCCAGGGTCGGCGCTGTGAGGCACCCCCTGCTCCAAACCTGCTTCTCACATGCGACCGGCCAGACCTGGACCTCCGCTTCACCATCAAGTTCCAAGAATACAGCCCTAACCTCTGGGGCCACGAGTTCCGGTCCCACCACGACTACTACATAATTG CCACGTCCGATGGCACCCGGGAAGGCCTGGAGAGCTTGCAGGGAGGCGTGTGCTTAACCAGAGGCATGAGGGTGCTTCTACGAGTGGGCCAAA GTCCCCGAGGAGGAGCTGTACCCCGAAAACCTGTGTCTGAAATGCCCATGGAGAGAGACCGAggggcagctcacagcctggAGCCGGGGAAGGACAGCCTACCAG GACGGCCCTCCTCAGAGCCCTCCCAACATCTACTACAAGGTATGAGGGCTCCCCGCTCCTGGCTCTCCTCGATCCAGCCCTCCGTGGGGTGCTCCTCCAGTTTAATTCACGGGATGAGGGGCACCTGCGCCATGACCTTGGCCCCCTTTGCCCCACCAGCTCCTTGGCTCCTGGCTATAGCCCTCGTCTGCAGTTTTAGGATCCCTTAA